The sequence CCGCGATGTCGAGCACGCGCTTCTCGGTGAACTCGAATGCCGCCCGCAGCGTGCCGGTGGTGTCGAGCAGGACGCCCTCGCGCTGCGACTGCGCGACGATCGTCTGCACCTCCTCGACCGTGAAGGCGCTCGTGGCCTCGTTCTTCGGGGTGACGCCGAACGCCTTGACGACCGCGTTGGTCAGCCAGTTGAGCGCGACGATGAACACGCGGAAGACGCGGGCGATGAACACCAGCGGCGGAGCGAGGAGCAGGGCCGCGCGGTCGGGCACCGAGAACGAGAGGTTCTTCGGGACCATCTCGCCGAACACCACGTGCAGGAACGACACGAGCAGCAGCGTGATGACGAAGCCGACCGTCTCGACCAGACCGTCGGTGAGGCCGGTGAGGTGCAGCGGCCCCTCGAGGAGGTGGTGGATCGACGGCTCGGAGACGTTCAGGATCAGCAGGGAGCACACCGTGATGCCGAGCTGGCTGGTCGCCAGCATGAGCGTCGCGTGCTCCATCGCGAAGAGCGTCGTCTTCGCGGCCCGGTTGCCCGCCTCGGCCTTCGGCTCGATCGACGAGCGGCGCGCTGAGATGACGGCGAACTCTGCGCCGACGAAGAAGGCGTTGCCGAGCAGCAGCACGACGAGCCAGACGATGCCCCACCAGTCGCTGCTCATCGGGCGTCCTGCCTCTCGCGCTTGCGCCGGGGCGTCGCGGAAGCGGACTCCCGCGCCTCGACGGCGGCGGCGACGTCTTCAGCCGCGACCGAGTCGTCGACGACCGGGGTGAAGCGCACGCGGTCGATCCTGCGCCCGTCGAGCCGCTCGACCCGGAACACGCCGGCCTCGGTCTCGACGGTGTCGCCGACCGCGGGGAGGCGGCCCAGCTCGCTCATGATCCAGCCGCCGACGGTCTCGTACGGACCCTCGTCGGTCACCTTGACCCCGGCACGCTCGAGCAGCTCGTCGGGGCGGAGGAGGCCGGGGAACGTCAGCCAGTCGCGGGAGCGGACGACGTCGACGCGGGAGCGGTCGTGCTCGTCGGACACCTCGCCGACGAGCTCCTCGATCAGGTCTTCGAGGGTGACCACGCCGGCGGTCCCGCCGTACTCGTCGACGACGACGGCCATCTGGTAGCCCTTGCCGCGGACCTCGCTGAGGAGGCTGTCGAGCTTCATGGTCTCGGGCACGCGGATCGCCTCGGTCTGGAGCGCCGACACGGGCACCTCCGACCGCTTCTCGCGCGGGACCGACACGGCCTGCTTGACGTGCACGAGGCCCACGATGTCGTCGATGTCGTCGTCGGTCACCGGGAACCGCGAGTACCCGGTGCTCCGCGCCCGCTCGAGCACCGTCTCGGCGCTGTCGGTGCGCCGGACGCTCGTGATGCGGGGCCGCGGGGTCATGACGTCGGAGGCGGTGTGGTCGCTGAAGACCAGCGTGCGGGCGAGGAGGGTCGCCGTGTCGAGGTCGAGGCTGCCCTCGAAGGCCGACCGCCGCACGAGCGACGAGAGCTCCTCCGCGGTGCGCGCCCCCGACAGCTCCTCCTTCGGCTCGATGCCGATGGAGCGCAGGATCGCGTTCGCCGTGCCGTTGAGGACGGCCACCGCCGGCCGGAACACCGTGGTGAAGCCGACCTGGAACGGCATCACGAGGCGCGCCGTGGCCAGGGGCAGCGCCAGGGCGAAGTTCTTCGGGACGAGCTCGCCGATGATCATCGACAGCAGCGTCGCCAGCACGATCGACACGATCGGGGCGACCACGTCGACCACCGTGAGATCGGCGCCGAACTGCCGGAACGGGTCTTCGAGGAGCGTCGAGATCGCCGGCTCCATCGTGTAGCCGGTGAGGAGCGTGGTCAGCGTGATGCCGAGCTGCGCGCTCGAGAGGTGCGTCGAGGTGACCTTGAGGGCGCCGATCGTGGTCGACAGCCGCTTCTCACCTCGATCGCGTCGAGCCTCGAGATCCGCACGGTCGAGGTTCACCAGCGAGAACTCGCTCGCGACGAACAGGCCGGTGCCGAGCGTGAGCAGCAGGCCGATGGCGAGGAGGAGCCACTCGTTCATGCCGCGGGGCTCTCGTGGGGGGCGCCGCCTCGGAGGCGGCGCGTCGTGGGC is a genomic window of Frondihabitans peucedani containing:
- a CDS encoding hemolysin family protein, which gives rise to MSSDWWGIVWLVVLLLGNAFFVGAEFAVISARRSSIEPKAEAGNRAAKTTLFAMEHATLMLATSQLGITVCSLLILNVSEPSIHHLLEGPLHLTGLTDGLVETVGFVITLLLVSFLHVVFGEMVPKNLSFSVPDRAALLLAPPLVFIARVFRVFIVALNWLTNAVVKAFGVTPKNEATSAFTVEEVQTIVAQSQREGVLLDTTGTLRAAFEFTEKRVLDIAVTMDSLVTLDEAATPFDVERAVAQNGFSRYVLVDDRGEPTGYLHLKDVIDLDPDETFEPVPPKRIRQLISIFERTELEDALATMRRAGVHVARSFDEQGTTRGVLFLEDIIEELIGEVQDATRRA
- a CDS encoding hemolysin family protein, giving the protein MNEWLLLAIGLLLTLGTGLFVASEFSLVNLDRADLEARRDRGEKRLSTTIGALKVTSTHLSSAQLGITLTTLLTGYTMEPAISTLLEDPFRQFGADLTVVDVVAPIVSIVLATLLSMIIGELVPKNFALALPLATARLVMPFQVGFTTVFRPAVAVLNGTANAILRSIGIEPKEELSGARTAEELSSLVRRSAFEGSLDLDTATLLARTLVFSDHTASDVMTPRPRITSVRRTDSAETVLERARSTGYSRFPVTDDDIDDIVGLVHVKQAVSVPREKRSEVPVSALQTEAIRVPETMKLDSLLSEVRGKGYQMAVVVDEYGGTAGVVTLEDLIEELVGEVSDEHDRSRVDVVRSRDWLTFPGLLRPDELLERAGVKVTDEGPYETVGGWIMSELGRLPAVGDTVETEAGVFRVERLDGRRIDRVRFTPVVDDSVAAEDVAAAVEARESASATPRRKRERQDAR